In the Drosophila gunungcola strain Sukarami unplaced genomic scaffold, Dgunungcola_SK_2 000001F, whole genome shotgun sequence genome, one interval contains:
- the LOC128262418 gene encoding insulin-like growth factor-binding protein complex acid labile subunit isoform X1 — MYQLPVSLLLLILSFSFRVSCLQLSNCNKTEVTLIRDTELLTSLTLSNCTLPHLENAFFVRFDHLLQLELQHSGLSDLDDFSLNGLIRLQSLSLGHNNLSALRSWSSEPLGALSILDLSHNRLSKLRAKSFELYPQLQQLDLQNNQINQIEENSFYGLPHLKHLHLNGNQLQKLDSSFFRGLHRLSSLSLQHNQIDSIEMESFEGNTHLRSLRLDQNLLSSLTFISQRGLARLVHLNLSNNLVQKLEPLGFSKNFELQNLDLSFNNLTKLSKDALSGLDSLERLNISHNCVDEMETESLESLVALLQIDVSLNRLTTLPETLFHANTQLEEIILANNQIVKLSPKIFHKQNHVRYMKLNGNALDDADFLHRLSPSLNSLSLYVDLSSNRLSSVNLSSLLRFRYLNLADNNWNCAWLVANLVRKLPNSVNFARPWSVINDWSENITNIEGVDCYEGESNRSIILLDVSAVPLQKTSNCECGQTYDDSNPSPPPLTWPKIPTDRFDSRSVIIWMLVAIAIAFAGLRWLRRFVDRNEKRKLGTKELNNMYVSKVQWQPVRNELERS; from the exons ATGTACCAACTTCCAGTGAGCCTCCTGCTGCTGATCCTTAGCTTCAGCTTCAGGGTGAGTTGCCTGCAGTTGAGCAACTGCAATAAGACCGAGGTGACCTTAATACGGGACACGGAGCTTCTGACTTCACTCACCTTGAGCAACTGCACTCTGCCGCATCTGGAAAATGCCTTCTTCGTGCGCTTTGATCATCTGCTCCAACTGGAGCTGCAACATAGTGGACTAAGTGATTTGGATGACTTTTCGCTCAACGGCCTGATCAGGCTGCAATCTCTCTCCCTCGGCCACAATAATCTGAGTGCTCTGAGGTCCTGGTCCAGTGAACCCTTGGGTGCCCTGTCCATCCTGGACCTTAGTCACAATAGATTGAGCAAGCTGAGGGCCAAGAGCTTCGAACTATATCCCCAGCTGCAGCAACTCGACTTGCAAAATAACCAAATCAACCAAATCGAGGAGAACTCCTTTTATGGATTACCCCATTTAAAGCATCTACATCTGAATGGAAATCAACTGCAAAAATTGGATAGCAGCTTCTTTCGGGGACTCCATCGCCTCTCAAGTCTATCACTTCAGCATAATCAAATAGACAGCATAGAGATGGAGTCCTTCGAGGGCAATACCCATCTTCGAAGCCTACGATTGGATCAAAATCTATTGAGTAGTCTTACATTTATCAGTCAGCGCGGTCTAGCTCGACTGGTTCACCTAAATCTATCGAATAATCTTGTACAAAAACTTGAGCCACTTGGATTCTCCAAAAACTTTGAGCTTCAGAACCTGGATTTGAGTTTCAATAACTTGACTAAACTAAGTAAGGACGCTTTATCGGGCTTGGACTCATTGGAG cgCCTGAACATAAGCCATAACTGTGTGGACGAAATGGAAACGGAAAGTCTGGAGTCTTTGGTCGCCCTTCTGCAAATTGATGTCAGCTTAAATCGACTGACCACATTACCCGAGACCTTATTTCATGCCAACACCCAACTGGAGGAGATTATACTTGCTAACAACCAAATTGTAAAGTTATCCCCTAAGATTTTCCACAAGCAAAATCACGTGAGATATATGAAATTGAACGGAAACGCACTGGATGATGCTGATTTTCTGCACAGACTGTCTCCGTCCCTCAACAGTCTGTCACTTTACGTGGACCTCAGCTCAAATCGCCTTAGTTCAGTCAATCTGAGCAGTCTTCTTCGATTTCGTTACCTAAATCTGGCGGATAATAATTGGAATTGCGCCTGGTTAGTTGCGAATTTGGTGCGTAAACTGCCAAACTCCGTGAATTTCGCACGTCCTTGGAGTGTGATTAATGATTGGAGTGAAAATATAACCAATATTGAAGGAGTGGACTGCTATGAGGGAGAAAGTAATCGATCTATTATTTTGCTGGATGTGAGTGCAGTTCCCCtacaaaaaacaagcaactGCGAGTGTGGG CAAACCTATGATGATTCCAATCCGTCGCCACCTCCCCTCACTTGGCCCAAAATACCTACAGATCGATTCGACTCGCGGTCGGTGATCATCTGGATGCTGGTGGCCATTGCAATTGCCTTTGCAGGACTTCGATGGCTGCGACGATTTGTTGATCGCAATGAGAAACGTAAACTCGGGACAAAGGAGCTTAATAATATG TACGTCAGCAAAGTTCAATGGCAGCCCGTCAGAAACGAACTGGAAAGATCGTAG
- the LOC128262418 gene encoding insulin-like growth factor-binding protein complex acid labile subunit isoform X2 — MYQLPVSLLLLILSFSFRVSCLQLSNCNKTEVTLIRDTELLTSLTLSNCTLPHLENAFFVRFDHLLQLELQHSGLSDLDDFSLNGLIRLQSLSLGHNNLSALRSWSSEPLGALSILDLSHNRLSKLRAKSFELYPQLQQLDLQNNQINQIEENSFYGLPHLKHLHLNGNQLQKLDSSFFRGLHRLSSLSLQHNQIDSIEMESFEGNTHLRSLRLDQNLLSSLTFISQRGLARLVHLNLSNNLVQKLEPLGFSKNFELQNLDLSFNNLTKLSKDALSGLDSLEI, encoded by the exons ATGTACCAACTTCCAGTGAGCCTCCTGCTGCTGATCCTTAGCTTCAGCTTCAGGGTGAGTTGCCTGCAGTTGAGCAACTGCAATAAGACCGAGGTGACCTTAATACGGGACACGGAGCTTCTGACTTCACTCACCTTGAGCAACTGCACTCTGCCGCATCTGGAAAATGCCTTCTTCGTGCGCTTTGATCATCTGCTCCAACTGGAGCTGCAACATAGTGGACTAAGTGATTTGGATGACTTTTCGCTCAACGGCCTGATCAGGCTGCAATCTCTCTCCCTCGGCCACAATAATCTGAGTGCTCTGAGGTCCTGGTCCAGTGAACCCTTGGGTGCCCTGTCCATCCTGGACCTTAGTCACAATAGATTGAGCAAGCTGAGGGCCAAGAGCTTCGAACTATATCCCCAGCTGCAGCAACTCGACTTGCAAAATAACCAAATCAACCAAATCGAGGAGAACTCCTTTTATGGATTACCCCATTTAAAGCATCTACATCTGAATGGAAATCAACTGCAAAAATTGGATAGCAGCTTCTTTCGGGGACTCCATCGCCTCTCAAGTCTATCACTTCAGCATAATCAAATAGACAGCATAGAGATGGAGTCCTTCGAGGGCAATACCCATCTTCGAAGCCTACGATTGGATCAAAATCTATTGAGTAGTCTTACATTTATCAGTCAGCGCGGTCTAGCTCGACTGGTTCACCTAAATCTATCGAATAATCTTGTACAAAAACTTGAGCCACTTGGATTCTCCAAAAACTTTGAGCTTCAGAACCTGGATTTGAGTTTCAATAACTTGACTAAACTAAGTAAGGACGCTTTATCGGGCTTGGACTCATTGGAG ATCTGA
- the LOC128262416 gene encoding long-chain-fatty-acid--CoA ligase heimdall: MNDLKSATSYTSTSLHEAVKLRLDEPGSFSKSVLPQTIPQFFREACEKYADLPALVWETPGSGVDGWTTLKYGQYQQRVEQAALMLLSVGVEERSSVGILAFNCPEWFFTEFGALQAGAVVAGIYPSNSAEAVYHVLATGESSVCVVDDAQQMAKLRAIKERLPLLKAVIQLHGPFEAFVDQEPGFFSWQKLQERTFSSELREELVARESRIRANECAMLIFTSGTVGMPKAVMLSHDNIIFDAKSAANGLKDVQVGEESFVSYLPLSHVAAQIFDVFLAPVHAGCVTFADKDALKGTLIKTFRKARPTKMFGVPRVFEKLQERLVAAEAKAKPYSRLLLARARAAVAEHQITIMAGKSPSIYGSTKYWLASRIIKPIREMIGLDNCRVFLTGGAPTSDEMKQFFLGLDIPLGECYGMSESGGAITLNVEISNLYSAGQACEGLTLKIHEPDCNGQGEILMRGRSIFMGYLGLPEKTEETINEDGWLHSGDLGYFDAKGNLVISGRLKELIITAGGENIPPVHIEELIKKELPCVSNVLLIGDHRKYLSVLLSLKTKSDGKTGVPLDALREETIEWLRDLDIHETRLSDLLSIPADLQLPNDTAAVAAALEITAEPKLLEALEEGIKRANKHAISNAQKVQKFALIPHEFSLATGELGPTLKIRRNIVHAKYSTVIERLYK, translated from the exons ATGAACGACCTCAAATCAGCCACGAGCTATACGAGCACCTCGCTTCACGAGGCCGTTAAACTGCGCCTGGACGAGCCGGGATCCTTTTCGAAGTCAGTCCTGCCGCAGACGATTCCCCAGTTCTTCAGGGAGGCGTGTGAGAAGTATGCCGATCTGCCCGCCTTGGTGTGGGAAACGCCAGGATCGGGAGTCGATGGTTGGACCACTCTAAAATATGGCCAATACCAGCAGCGAGTGGAGCAGGCCGCTTTGATGCTGCTGAGCGTTGGTGTCGAGGAGCGCAGTTCGGTGGGCATCCTGGCCTTCAACTGTCCTGAATGGTTCTTTACTGAGTTTGGAGCTCTACAAGCTGGAGCCGTAGTGGCTGGAATTTATCCGAGCAACTCCGCGGAGGCCGTTTATCACGTATTGGCCACCGGAGAGTCCTCCGTTTGTGTGGTGGATGATGCCCAGCAGATGGCCAAATTGAGGGCAATTAAGGAACGTTTGCCTCTACTCAAAGCTGTGATCCAGCTGCACGGACCCTTTGAGGCCTTCGTCGATCAGGAACCCGGCTTCTTCAGCTGGCAGAAACTGCAGGAGCGCACCTTCTCCAGCGAACTCAGAGAGGAACTGGTGGCCCGGGAATCCCGGATTCGTGCCAACGAGTGTGCCATGCTGATCTTCACTTCTGGCACAGTGGGTATGCCCAAGGCGGTAATGCTGTCCCACGACAACATCATTTTCGACGCCAAATCCGCGGCAAATGGCCTAAAGGATGTGCAAGTCGGCGAGGAGAGCTTCGTCAGCTACCTCCCGCTGAGTCATGTGGCTGCCCAGATTTTCGATGTCTTTCTGGCTCCAGTTCATGCCGGATGTGTTACCTTTGCGGACAAGGACGCGCTCAAAGGCACGCTGATCAAGACCTTTCGCAAGGCCAGGCCAACGAAAATGTTCGGAGTTCCACGCGTTTTCGAGAAACTTCAAGAACGTCTGGTAGCCGCAGAGGCCAAGGCGAAACCCTATTCCAGACTCCTTCTAGCTCGTGCTAGAGCGGCTGTGGCCGAACACCAGATAACAATTATGGCGGG AAAATCCCCATCCATTTATGGAAGTACCAAGTACTGGCTAGCTTCTCGCATCATAAAGCCCATTCGTGAGATGATAGGTCTGGACAATTGTCGTGTTTTCCTAACCGGTGGAGCTCCAACCTCGGATGAGATGAAGCAGTTCTTCCTTGGTCTGGACATTCCACTGGGCGAGTGCTATGGAATGTCGGAGAGCGGTGGTGCCATCACCCTAAATGTGGAAATCAGCAATTTATATAGTGCTGGTCAGGCATGCGAGGGATTGACACTGAAGATCCACGAACCCGACTGCAATGGCCAGGGGGAGATCTTGATGCGGGGTCGCAGCATTTTCATGGGCTATCTGGGATTACCGGAGAAGACCGAGGAGACGATCAATGAGGACGGCTGGCTGCACTCCGGCGACTTGGGCTACTTCGATGCCAAGGGAAATCTGGTGATCTCCGGTCGACTCAAGGAGCTGATCATCACCGCCGGCGGGGAGAACATTCCCCCGGTGCACATCGAGGAGCTGATCAAGAAGGAGCTGCCCTGCGTGAGCAATGTGCTGCTCATCGGCGATCATCGTAAGTATCTGTCGGTGCTGCTGTCCCTGAAGACGAAGTCCGATGGCAAGACGGGGGTTCCCCTGGACGCACTGCGCGAGGAGACGATCGAGTGGCTACGCGATCTGGACATCCATGAGACCCGTCTCTCCGATCTCCTGTCCATTCCCGCCGACCTGCAGCTACCCAACGACACTGCCGCTGTGGCGGCTGCCCTGGAAATCACCGCTGAGCCCAAGCTCCTGGAAGCCCTCGAGGAGGGCATCAAGCGGGCAAACAAACATGCCATCTCGAATGCCCAAAAGGTGCAGAAGTTCGCCCTCATTCCCCACGAGTTTTCATTGGCCACCGGAGAACTAGGTCCCACGCTCAAAATCAGGCGAAATATTGTCCACGCCAAATACTCGACAGTCATAGAGCGTCTGTACAAATAA